In Caretta caretta isolate rCarCar2 chromosome 4, rCarCar1.hap1, whole genome shotgun sequence, one genomic interval encodes:
- the LOC142068294 gene encoding myb/SANT-like DNA-binding domain-containing protein 7, whose amino-acid sequence MQSSSAQVTMMESQNRKRAPAWTEREVRDLIAVWGEESVLSELRSSFRNAKTFLKISQGMKDRGHNRDAKQCRVKLKELRQAYQKTREANSRSGSEPQTCRFYDELHAILGGSATTTPAVLFDSFNGDGGNTEVGFGDEEDDDEEEVVDSSQQASGETGFPDSQELFLTLDLEPVPPRTHPRLPPGPSRRRRDLCCMCFNDHRIFSFPEASEA is encoded by the exons atgcaaagctcatcagcacaggtgaccatgatggagtcccagaatcgcaaaagagctccagcatggaccgaacgggaggtacgggatctgatcgctgtttggggagaggaatccgtgctatcagaactccgttccagttttcgaaatgccaaaacctttctgaaaatctcccagggcatgaaggacagaggccataacagggatgcgaagcagtgccgcgtgaaactgaaggagctgaggcaagcctaccagaaaaccagagaggcgaacagccgctctgggtcagagccccaaacatgccgcttctatgatgagctgcatgccattttagggggttcggccaccactaccccagccgtgttgtttgactccttcaatggagatggaggcaatacggaagtaggttttggggacgaagaagatgatgatgaggaggaggttgtagatagctcacagcaagcaagcggagaaaccggttttcccgacagccaggaactgtttctcaccctagacctggagccagtacccccccgaacccacccaaggctgcctcctggacccagcaggcggagaagggacctctg ctgcatgtgtttcaatgatcacaggatcttctccttcccagaggctagtgaagcttag